The Montipora foliosa isolate CH-2021 chromosome 1, ASM3666993v2, whole genome shotgun sequence genome has a window encoding:
- the LOC137990820 gene encoding transmembrane protein 143-like: protein MQSLSKKTALLLPKCPWKKTVIHRWATSSSLFKFSSVLGLKKDSGDQSKVSQQETPGRKKYFVPRKFIPMTRRALIRRIVEDDILLKANDRHYFQGLAEIVEKSIAGIFHVSLAELKALYDPLNPDKETLSLQNISKKERQDNEFWLLEKFSQLLEKAHFYELPVKEVHEALKEHDAGDGVLVSVNPAKYEILRIWVVGKEFEPVDAGPWYSRIAARIIRYFKPPSPTERYKRVVIAIRAKKQSKLLLKAFKDIRCGNLEQLLPGGKIRMNQFDQRVLAGTLTVGAAGVVIKLVSFLADYKVSWTYIAISVAGVIALRAWNMYKNKRNAYLVHLGQTLYFNSIANNRALLTLLADRAEDEVLKVTLLAYSFLQASSRLHALSGDRNVTGLQNDGMTADQLRQHIENWMSRLHVTVKFDPSEALKQLENLGLLVTKQRGEQQWLSVPPVYDAFMQLPSPKQSTEIPPERTEELGVEELTDVMTEEEREQIQDKQREELEQKKLSWD from the exons ATGCAGTCGCTCAGCAAGAAAACAGCTCTTTTACTACCTAAATGCCCTTGGAAAAAGACAGTGATTCACCGATGGGCAACATCGTCGTCTCTTTTCAAATTCTCATCAGTTTTGGGCTTAAAGAAAGACTCCGGAGACCAAAGCAAGGTTTCTCAGCAAGAAACGCCTGGCAGAAAAAAGTATTTTGTCCCCCGTAAATTTATTCCAATGACAAGAAGAGCTCTGATCCGACGAATAGTTGAAGACGACATTCTATTGAAGGCGAATGATAGACATTACTTTCAAGGACTAGCAGAAATTGTGGAGAAGTCAATAGCTGGCATCTTTCACGTTTCTCTAGCGGAGCTAAAG GCTCTATATGACCCTCTAAACCCTGATAAAGAGACTCTTAGCCTCCAAAATATCTCGAAGAAGGAAAGACAGGATAATGAATTCTGGTTACTGGAGAAATTTTCTCAACTTCTAGAGAAGGCTCACTTCTATGAACTTCCTGTTAAAGAAGTGCATGAAGCCTTGAAAGAGCACGATGCTGGTGATGGAGTGCTTGTCAGTGTGAACCCAGCCAAGTATGAAATCCTAAGGATTTGGGTGGTGGGAAAGGAGTTTGAACCAGTTGACGCTGGTCCATGGTATTCCAGGATTGCCGCAAGAATTATCCGTTATTTTAAGCCTCCTTCGCCAACGGAAAGATACAAAAGAGTTGTCATAGCAATTCGAGCCAAGAAGCAAAGCAAGCTACTTCTGAAGGCTTTCAAAGATATTAGATGTGGTAATCTGGAACAGCTGCTTCCTGGTGGAAAGATTAGAATGAACCAGTTTGACCAACGGGTATTGGCAGGAACATTGACCGTTGGTGCAGCAGGTGTGGTGATCAAATTAGTGTCTTTTCTCGCTGATTATAAAGTATCTTGGACCTACATTGCTATATCCGTAGCTGGTGTTATTGCTTTGAGGGCATGGAACATGTACAAGAACAAGAGAAATGCATACCTTGTGCATCTGGGACAGACCCTGTATTTCAACTCCATCGCAAACAATCGTGCTTTGCTTACTCTGCTTGCTGATAGGGCTGAGGATGAAGTGTTGAAGGTCACTCTTTTGGCATACAGCTTCCTACAGGCATCTTCAAGACTACATGCGTTGTCAG GTGACAGGAATGTAACTGGCCTTCAGAATGATGGAATGACAGCTGACCAGTTAAGGCAACACATTGAGAATTGGATGAGTAGATTGCATGTAACTGTAAAGTTTGATCCATCAGAAGCACTCAAGCAACTGGAAAATCTGGGACTTCTTGTGACAAAACAAAGAG GTGAGCAGCAATGGTTGAGTGTTCCACCAGTGTATGATGCATTCATGCAGCTTCCAAGTCCAAAGCAATCTACAGAGATACCACCTGAAAGAACTGAAGAGCTTGGTGTTGAAGAACTAACCGATGTGATGActgaagaagaaagagaacagaTACAAGACAAACAGAGAGAAGAACTGGAACAGAAGAAACTGAGCTGGGATTAA
- the LOC137990844 gene encoding dual specificity protein phosphatase 3-like: MAYNAKIFQCQAYRRPYLIFLPMIHFKINCKRMTDKQETVDPLEFGFPRTNLGELQSIITKPANGLFMLPSDSYNEVFDGIFIGDSSSALNEKQLQTLGITHLLNAAQGTKFCHVNTGPEDYSESGIIFHGVPARDSFQFKLNRYFDEACDFIGKAVGTKKSGKLDGRIFVHCREGVSRSASLVLAYLVRDQEMQLTDAVKLVRSKREILPNEGFLLQLIDFSLKLGRA; this comes from the exons ATGGCGTACAATGCAAAAATATTTCAATGTCAGGCATATCGTCGGCCATATTTGATTTTCTTACCCATGATTCATTTCAAGATCAATTGCAAAAGAATGACGGACAAACAAGAAACTGTTGACCCTTTAGAGTTCGGCTTCCCGAGGACAAATTTGGGGGAGTTACAATCTATCATCACCAAACCTGCAAATGGGTTGTTTATGTTGCCCTCGGATAGCTACAATGAAGTCTTCGATGGAATATTTATCGGTGACAG TTCAAGTGCATTGAATGAAAAGCAACTTCAAACCCTCGGAATCACCCACTTGCTGAACGCAGCTCAAGGAACGAAATTTTGCCATGTTAATACTGGGCCAGAAGACTACAGTGAATCTGGAATCATTTTCCATGGTGTTCCTGCTAGGGATTCATTCCAATTCAAGTTAAATCGCTACTTTGATGAGGCATGTGATTTTATTGGAAAAGCTGTTGGAACCAAAAAATCTGGCAAGCTTGATGGCAGGATCTTTGTTCACTGCCGAGAGGGTGTTAGCCGTTCAGCTTCACTTGTTTTGGCATATTTAGTGAGAGATCAAGAGATGCAACTTACAGATGCTGTTAAACTTGTGCGGAGCAAACGCGAAATTTTACCCAATGAAGGCTTCCTTCTACAATTGATTGATTTTTCATTGAAACTTGGGAGAGCATAG
- the LOC137990870 gene encoding ectin-like isoform X1: MYYMLFGLFLIFSTSTPGFHAFRLPPSIADVLLGHKRRAQDLKRAGEDSNGCVDERDDCKWIEEVHGYDKIAIEDYCQTWKDSEAIQQCRETCGFCSKVPHPPMEPQTAKPETNKPTEKPTEITSAAPKQPQPTGETLSGFQKECLKVHNEYRYLHDVPLLKWSSKLTSDAQAWTNRLLATISPTSILRHDPTARERNQGENLYYTTRYKKLCENGEQRADCLSCEEVVTAWYNEEKYYDYYTGKPNKPGEEVLHFTQIIWRDTTQLGMTAAFKDGYIVAVARYSPVGNWLNEFTENVPPPKFP, encoded by the exons ATGTATTATATGTTGTTTGGCTTATTCTTGATATTCTCCACCTCCACCCCGGGATTCCATGCATTCCGTCTCCCGCCATCTATCGCCGATGTTTTATTGGGCCATAAGCGCAGAG CGCAAGATTTGAAACGAGCTGGAGAAGATTCCAACG GCTGTGTAGACGAACGAGATGACTGCAAGTGGATCGAAGAAGTCCACGGTTATGATAAAATTGCAATCGAGGACTATTGCCAGACATGGAAGGACAGTGAAGCAATCCAGCAGTGTCGTGAAACCTGTGGCTTTT GTTCCAAGGTTCCACATCCACCTATGGAGCCGCAAACAGCGAAGCCTGAGACTAACAAACCCACAGAAAAACCCACGGAAATAACCAGTGCAGCGCCTAAACAACCTCAACCAACTGGAGAAACATTGTCTG GTTTCCAAAAGGAGTGCTTAAAGGTACACAACGAATACCGATACCTACATGACGTCCCACTCTTGAAATGGTCATCGAAACTGACAAGTGACGCTCAGGCATGGACCAATCGTCTTCTTGCTACCATTTCGCCTACGTCAATCCTTCGGCATGATCCCACAGCGCGCGAAAGAAATCAGGGCGAGAACCTGTACTACACCACACGATACAAGAAACTGTGTGAAAACGGTGAGCAAAGAGCGGATTGTCTTAGCTGCGAAGAGGTTGTAACGGCTTGGTACAACGAGGAAAAGTACTACGATTACTACACCGGGAAACCGAATAAACCGGGAGAGGAGGTTCTCCACTTCACGCAAATCATATGGAGAGACACTACACAGCTTGGGATGACGGCTGCCTTTAAAGATGGCTACATTGTGGCCGTGGCTAGGTATTCTCCCGTTGGAAACTGGTTGAATGAGTTCACGGAGAACGTTCCTCCACCAAAGTT CCCCTAA
- the LOC137990870 gene encoding ectin-like isoform X2: MANFISLVVFSALVFVPDSNGRTRPLNQQVEKDEYPWAQDLKRAGEDSNGCVDERDDCKWIEEVHGYDKIAIEDYCQTWKDSEAIQQCRETCGFCSKVPHPPMEPQTAKPETNKPTEKPTEITSAAPKQPQPTGETLSGFQKECLKVHNEYRYLHDVPLLKWSSKLTSDAQAWTNRLLATISPTSILRHDPTARERNQGENLYYTTRYKKLCENGEQRADCLSCEEVVTAWYNEEKYYDYYTGKPNKPGEEVLHFTQIIWRDTTQLGMTAAFKDGYIVAVARYSPVGNWLNEFTENVPPPKFP, from the exons ATGGCGAACTTCATTTCTCTGGTAGTTTTCAGCGCTTTGGTATTCGTACCAGACTCCAATGGAAGAACCAGGCCACTTAATCAACAAGTGGAGAAAGATGAATATCCTTGGG CGCAAGATTTGAAACGAGCTGGAGAAGATTCCAACG GCTGTGTAGACGAACGAGATGACTGCAAGTGGATCGAAGAAGTCCACGGTTATGATAAAATTGCAATCGAGGACTATTGCCAGACATGGAAGGACAGTGAAGCAATCCAGCAGTGTCGTGAAACCTGTGGCTTTT GTTCCAAGGTTCCACATCCACCTATGGAGCCGCAAACAGCGAAGCCTGAGACTAACAAACCCACAGAAAAACCCACGGAAATAACCAGTGCAGCGCCTAAACAACCTCAACCAACTGGAGAAACATTGTCTG GTTTCCAAAAGGAGTGCTTAAAGGTACACAACGAATACCGATACCTACATGACGTCCCACTCTTGAAATGGTCATCGAAACTGACAAGTGACGCTCAGGCATGGACCAATCGTCTTCTTGCTACCATTTCGCCTACGTCAATCCTTCGGCATGATCCCACAGCGCGCGAAAGAAATCAGGGCGAGAACCTGTACTACACCACACGATACAAGAAACTGTGTGAAAACGGTGAGCAAAGAGCGGATTGTCTTAGCTGCGAAGAGGTTGTAACGGCTTGGTACAACGAGGAAAAGTACTACGATTACTACACCGGGAAACCGAATAAACCGGGAGAGGAGGTTCTCCACTTCACGCAAATCATATGGAGAGACACTACACAGCTTGGGATGACGGCTGCCTTTAAAGATGGCTACATTGTGGCCGTGGCTAGGTATTCTCCCGTTGGAAACTGGTTGAATGAGTTCACGGAGAACGTTCCTCCACCAAAGTT CCCCTAA